The following are encoded in a window of Falco peregrinus isolate bFalPer1 unplaced genomic scaffold, bFalPer1.pri scaffold_51, whole genome shotgun sequence genomic DNA:
- the LOC129783554 gene encoding olfactory receptor 14C36-like has protein sequence MSNSSSITQFLLLALADTRELQLLHFWLSLGIYLAALMANGLIITTVVCNHHRHTPMYVFLLNLSLLDLGSISTTVPKAMANSLWDTRDISYAGCAAQLFLILFFLSAECSLLTVMAYDRSVAICQPLHYGTLLGSRACVHMAAAAWASGFLHAALHTANTLSLPLCHGNALGQVFCEIPQILKLSCSHTYLREVGLIWASAFLYFGCFVFIVLSYVQIFRAVLRIPSEQGRHKAFSTCLPHLAVVSLFLSTATFAYLKPPSISSPSLDLVVAVLYSVLPPALNPLIYSMRNQELKDALKKLMQSGVSQKQ, from the coding sequence atgtccaacagcagctccatcacccagttcctcctcctggcattggcagacacgcgggagctgcagctcttgcacttctggctctccctgggcatctacctggctgccctcatggccaacggCCTCATCATCACCACCGTAGTGTGCAACCACCACCGGCACACCCCCATGTACgtcttcctcctcaacctctccctcctcgacctgggctccatctcaACCACTGTCCCCAAAGCaatggccaactccctctgggacaccagggacatctcctacgCAGgatgtgcagcacagctcttcctgattctctttttcctttcagcagagtgttctctcctcaccgtcatggcctatgaccgctccgtggccatctgccagcccctgcactacgggaccctgctgggcagcagagcttgtgtccacatggcagcagctgcctgggccagtgggtttctccatgctgcgctgcacacggccaatacactgtcactgccgctctgccacggcaatgccctgggacaggtcttctgtgaaatcccacagatcctcaagctctcctgctcacacacctacctcagggaagtggggcttatTTGGGCTAGTGCCTTTTTGTactttgggtgttttgttttcatcgTGCTGTCCTAcgtgcagatcttcagggctgtgctgaggatcccctctgagcagggacggcacaaagccttttccacgtgcctccctcacctggccgtggtctccctctttctcagcactgccacATTTGCCTACCTGAAGCCCCCCTctatctcctccccatccctggacctggtggtggCAGTTCTGTACTCGgtgctgcctccagcactgaaccccctcatctacagcatgaggaaccaggagctgaaggacgcactgaagaagctgatgcagtcaggtgtATCTCAGAAGCAATGA
- the LOC129783537 gene encoding crossover junction endonuclease EME1-like, which translates to MFESWEELGEFVTMFTKAVAEAPFRRAKEETDFPFYSGPGCCGGPKVDHVVNGLLQVWKRQLEQIRQVNFAMAEAIAAAFPSPQLLYQAYSRLTSETERENLLVNIPSCSGAGRTFQAVRPYLSRQIYQQTTSYNPSLYLNYNP; encoded by the exons ATGTTTGAGAGCTGGGAGGAGCTTGGAGAATTTGTCACCATGTTCACAAAAGCTGTAGCTGAAGCACCATTCAG GCGAGCAAAAGAGGAGACGGACTTCCCTTTCTACTCGGGTCCGGGGTGCTGTGGAGGGCCGAAGGTGGATCATGTTGTAAATGGTCTCTTGCAAGTTTGGAAGAGGCAGTTAGAACAAATTAGGCAGGTCAACTTTGCGATGGCTGAGGCTATTgcagctgccttcccttctccacaGCTTCTGTACCAG GCCTACAGCAGATTAACCTCGGAGACGGAGCGGGAAAACCTGCTGGTGAACATCCCTTCGTGCAGTGGTGCTGGCAGGACCTTCCAGGCAGTTAGACCATACCTCTCCCGACAAATCTATCAGCAGACCACTTCCTACAACCCTTCTCTCTATTTGAATTACAATCCATAG